AACCGTCCCACCGGTACGAATATCGGTAGGCAGGCTGTCGATTTTCTGTTTGCGCAGGTACCAGTCTTCAACTACAATCTCGCGGGGGGCTTTGGGAAGGCGGCCTGAAATTATATGCTTCGCCATCATCGAATAGCCTTCCTCACTCACCAATATCAGATCCAAAGAACAAGCGTCGTCTTCAATCGGTATTTTCTCCAACCGGCACGCAATACATGCCTTATCTGCAAGGCCTGTCTTTTCAACCTGACTTGCAGCTCCTTCATCCTTTGCAAAATAGGCAAGCTGCCAGTCGCCATAATCAAGTTCCGCCTGCATTTTACCCTGTTCAAGGGAATTCTGCTCTATCACGGCCACTGCAGATATCATCATCAATACTATTGTAATACCGAGTATAAGAAGGAGCGAACGCTTTTTACGCCTTGTAATCATAAGTATTGCAAGGCGGGTATCAATTCTCATCGGCTCCGCCTCCTGTATCGCTTACGATAGTGCCGTCGGACATCTCTATGATTCTCCGGCATTTGGATGCGACACGCGGATCATGTGTTACAATCACCATCGTCTGCTTGAATTCATCCGCCATATTCTGCAGCACTTGAAGTATATCCTCTCCCGTTTTGCTGTCGAGGCTGCCTGTCGGTTCGTCGGCATATACGATGGATGGTTTGGCGGCCAGAGCCCGTGCAATGGCTACACGCTGCTGCTGTCCGCCCGACAGTTTGGATGGCAGGGTATGGCGCTTGTCCTCCAGTCCCAGTGCGTCTATCAGCCGCTCCAAATGATTGCGGTCGGGCTTTTTACCATCCATCAGCACTGGAAGCATTATATTTTCCTCAACTGTCAATATGGGAACCAGATTGAAAAACTGAAATACAAATCCGAAATGCCTGCGTCTGTAAACACAAAGTTCCGAGAGCGAAAGGTCATAGATATTTTCACCATCTACCATGACTTTGCCTGCTGTCGGCTTATCGAGGCCGCCTAAAAGATGAAGCAGCGTTGATTTTCCAGATCCCGACGCGCCTATAACTGCCGTGAATTCCCCTTTTTCAATCCTGATATTTACGCCCGCCACTGCGTTAACCGCACCGGCCGCTCGTCCGTATGTCTTTTTAAGATCAATCGTCTGTATGTAACTCACTCAATGCACCCCCGTAGTTTTTCCCCTTTCCCGATCCTCCTCTCCTTGTAAGCAGGAGCACATGGTACAGCCAGTTTAAAATATCGGACTTTTTTGCATATCTGCCTGAAATGCGCATGAGCTTCCCGTAAAGCCATATGCCTATGGAGCCGAATAGGATGAATAATAAGATATCTTCCGTGCTTATAGATTTATAACGGTTGATTGAGCCCAGAGCCAGTCCCCATAAAATATACCATGCTTCTATGAATATTGATGCAATGCATATGGCTGCAAACCCTTTTCTCTTCTGAAAAACCATTGCCGCTGCAAAACCGAAGATGGCATAGACGACAAATGAAGCGCCAAAGTACACGATGTTATGGAATATAAAATAGTCCATTCCAAAACCTAAATTTACAGATTCGAATTCCCTAATAATTCTGCCAAGCGGATTAAGATAAATCATATTATGTGCAGGTGCATTACGCTGGATAACCAGCGGAAAAACAGTAAAAACAAACAAAAGGGAGCATGCTGCATAAACTACAGTGAACAGGCTCATCTTATATTTTACAAGGGTACCGCGGCGCTTTTCATTATATCTGTAGATCAAAGCCATAGGTATGAAAAGCAATACGCAAATCTCTAAACCGACTATCCTGTAAAGCATGATAACACTTCCTTTTCAAATAATATAAATAAAATATAAATGGGGGAATGTCCACCTTTTAAACCCAATCATCCCCCAACCATAAATTTGTTATAGCAGTTTCATCCAAAATAATCCGAATGGAAACAGCAAATTTTGTTGTACATTAGAACATAATACTAAAGGCTGAAAATTTAATACAGGAATAATTCTGATGCAAATACTTATATTTCATTAATCTAATTTTAAAACATATTATTAATTAGCAGCACTAGACATTGTGCATGTCCCCGACCAAAGTGCACAGTAACCATTCCAAAATGAAAAATAATAGCTCCCTGTTCCAATTGCCCAACTGTATGTTTGCCCAGTCGGATTTGCATTCCTTTGTGTTCCCAAATATCTTTCACCTTGACCTGAGATATACTGGACCGGTGTTATTTCCAAATCACCGTCACCATCATTACCGATACGCTCAAAATTATCCTATCTAATTTTTTCTTTAACATAATGTTACCCTCCATTATTAATTCTCCCAGACTCCACAACTTTACTTCTTAATGCTTTGTTCCTGCCGGATTTATGGATGCACTGCTTTCTTTATCGATTGATGCAATGCTGTGCCTCCTTTCTTCTCTAGCTTAATAATTGAGATAACATATAGTTTATGTTATTAATTCCAATATTTACTACTATCATTTTAGCATAAAGAGATAAAAAAGTAAATATTTTAAATTTTCAATTCATAACCAAGCTTTTTACTGCAGATCCATCTTCACTATTTATATTTTATGTTATATTATAATTATATAATATATTTTGATCGATAGGGGTTATATAATTAATAAAGTTTATGCTGACAGCAAATTGTATAATGATTACAATTTTATGATTCTACATGCACTTTCAGGTACACACAGTTATAGGATAACTTTGAAATAATTTATGGTTTCCAGTAAAAAAGTTGCTTTTGCAATTCATCCACAATTTCAGATTTGAGTTTATGTTTTTTAAGTGTCTCATTTTAAGTTATTAAAGTTTTAATACAAGCATCTGCTTACAGTTAAATTTATGCAACATAATATATAAGTACATGGCAAATACTATATCTATATGAAAATACCGATATTATGAGTTAATCCTTATCTTTATTT
The window above is part of the Clostridiales bacterium genome. Proteins encoded here:
- a CDS encoding ABC transporter ATP-binding protein, whose product is MSYIQTIDLKKTYGRAAGAVNAVAGVNIRIEKGEFTAVIGASGSGKSTLLHLLGGLDKPTAGKVMVDGENIYDLSLSELCVYRRRHFGFVFQFFNLVPILTVEENIMLPVLMDGKKPDRNHLERLIDALGLEDKRHTLPSKLSGGQQQRVAIARALAAKPSIVYADEPTGSLDSKTGEDILQVLQNMADEFKQTMVIVTHDPRVASKCRRIIEMSDGTIVSDTGGGADEN